tatgtttatatgtaaagtttcatatcagaaaaaaatgtagcaACAAATATTTACGTTAGATGCAGTCTTGgtgatttttgatattttgttttaattttaagttggatttttttttatgtgtgaCGTGTATGACTTGCAGTTGTAGCATATTTCCCCACATATTAAACGCGTTCTGTATTTAGCTGTTTCTTGAAACCTAAAAACAACGGATCTGAAATACGAAGTAGGATATCCCGGTACCCTTAACTTAACAGATTACAGATATAGAACTATAATGAACGCGTTTGTGTACAATCTTGTCTTCGAAGTGGCAATACTTATTACATTTGTGAATTTTATCAAAGCACTAACACATTGGTGATGTTATCCATTTTATCATCACTGTCTATCCCCGtaaaataatactaaaaatTACGTGATGTTATCCATTTTATCATCACTGTCTATCCCcgtaaaaaaaatactactaATTACGGTTCATATGAGGTTAAATGCTGATAGATCAGTACTAAATGCTTAATAGATTTCCTTTAATTAATGACAAACCAAAGTCCGGTTAGAATAGTCGATGTTATCGTGAATGAACTCGGTCAAATGCGAACAACCTCGGGTTGTCTGTTGGATATTGTCCTGTTTAAGTAATAATTCATGATATCCACAAGCGAATCTTATGAACTCATGGTAATATATTGATATTCGTGTTTCCCCGTATTTTTCATGTGGTGGTACTCATTGTTTTTTGGTGTTTGATATGCGTTATACAAACGTTATTGGTAGAGTTTAAAAAAACTATTCGTTTCTATGGCTATCCTTCTAAGTACTAATTCCATAAAAGTTATTCTAATAAATTTCAATACATTTCATtgactttaaaaagaaaaaaatccttcaAAATTACCTTTGAGTATTGCCCTTTTGGGTCAACGGTTTTAAGCGATGTACATAACGGATCTGTTGCCGTTCCGATAGTGTAGTTTGATGAAGTCACACCTGGACAACATGATAATGGTATGTCAGTATTAGGAGAACCGCTTTGCCAAGGTGTACTGTCATAATCATTGGTGGCATTGATAACTGAGTTAATTGCACAGCATTCGAactgaaaatatacaattttttttaaatataattaatttacCACAGCATCATATGTTCATAAATAGAGGGACAAAAGagaccaaagggacagtcaaaatcgaaaaaaaccTGACGACCCcatggataaaaaataaaaaagacaaagtgaccaataatagtacacataacaaaacaaagaaacctaaagaataagcaacacgaacaccactAAAAACTAAGCGTgatttaaaagagggacagtcaaactcataaatcgaaaaaaaaacctgacaacgccatggctaaaaaaggaaaaaggcaACCAGACAAAtcatagtacacatgacacaacaaagaaaacaaaagaataagcaacacgaacaccaccaaaaactaggggttaattaaaagagggacgaaagaaaccagagggacagtcaaacgcataaattgaaaataaactgacaacgccatggctataatgaaaaagacaaacagacaaacaatagtacacatgacacaacaaagaaaactaaagaataaacaacacgaacaacaccaaaaactaggggtgatttaAAAgggggacaaaagataccagagggacagtcaaacgcataaatcgaaaataaactgacaacgccatggctaaaatatgaaaaagacaaacacaaacaatagtacacatgagacaacatagaaaactaaaaaataagcaaaacaaaCTAACCTGTGTGAAAATTGGTATTTGATCTTTATGAATTTAATACAGTTTACTTTTGCCAGGTAAACATATTATTGATatggaattgaaaaaaaaattgtctcaGAAATGTATGCAAGACAGAAACCCTTTCCACTACGGATGTATGGTCAGGGCTAAGACCTTCAATGCTACAACATCATCATGGCAATCCAGAATCGGTCTAAATGTCCGCTAAATCAACTTTATGAGTAATAAGAACACATTTCATATCTGAAATCTtgattaataaaagaaataagaatACAATTTAAAGGTTGACTTCATTCTAGCAAATCCCTAAATCCATAAGGTTTAcatacaaataaacataaactCTTCATACGAAATCATAATGAACAGTATGCGAAAGAATATGTAATACTACCCGGGGAGTTTTTGGTATAACGTATTTATACTAACAAAAAAAGAGATCAAAATATGTGAAGTGTAATAGCGTTTATAAGCGAATAAATGTTTCCACCTAAAAAGTACTAgataaaaggatttttttaacataaatctggccgttagttttctcgtttgaattgctaAAAATACGTTTGTCATTTCGGGgatttttatagctgactatgtggtatcggctttgctcattgttgaaggccgtacggtgacctatagttgttaatttctgtggcaTTTactctcttgtggaaagttgtctcattggcattcataaaacatcttctttttataactAGTCAGGTGTTGAAAGTTAACGGTGATTTTTGAAACATGTGCTTTCAAAAATTGTTCTCAGTTTGATTACTTTGAAGTTTTAACTGTTAAGCTATGTATACATAAGAGTAAGACATATTTGGTAcaaggagacaactctccaccagctaccaaataaactaatcatagataccattGAAGTCATAAAACATTCGAGTCAGTTTGTTGTACTCATActccaaaatcaaccaatcaaaattttGGATTTCGTGTTTCGAGCATAATTTTTGTGTGCCTAGCACTGAGCAAATTTTCAAGATGACTCAAACCCCTGCAGGATGACATAGAAGGTTagcaactgtaggtcaccgaacggatttcaacaatgagcaaagcccgaaccgtatagtcggctatacTAATCCCCTAAATGACAATTGTTGAACAATACTACTACTACCTACAGCTAACTGTAAATGGTTCCAGGCTGAAGATAGATCGTTGGCATctaaaacatcatttttatattcaCGTTGTAAGTTCTTCAACATTTCCCCCTTTATTGTAGTCTCGAACTGAAAACAAAAACcatgtataattaaaaaaaactggtATTTTTTAGAATTAGAGGATGGAACATTTTTCTTTGTGTGTGTATTGACATATACTGTTAAAAAATTAACTGCAATAGGTCGGACGAATTTTTCATAatgcaaaatttatatttttcaaggtAAAATGAAACGGTCAATAGCATCTTCACTCTTGGTTTTCTACTGTTacgttttatgttttaaatgccAATTCTTTTAATTGGGTCTCTGTCTAATCGACTTTTGCGACTCGCTTAAAGTGGATATAACCTTTTTCGCAGTGAAATTTTGCTGACGTTTTTTCGTTGTTGATTATTTTGTGGTCAACACAACTGTTACACTTTTAAGCATACAAGCTAAGGTTGGGCCCTGCTATTTGAAATATCTTGATCAGCCGTTTCCAGACCAGTGTGTTCCTTAGTGAAGTAGCAAGCACTGAAAATTATTACCAGAGCACTATTTCGCGGCCTAGATGCAAGCAGACTGGTTGTAATAAAGACGGCTGGAGGATTGGACGACCTCGTATATTAAACGACTTCTAAACAGGATCGCTACATCCAGGGATTTCAATTACGGATGAGGGACTATACATTCCGCAACTGGCGCAGAATTTGGTTCAGTGATGAGTCCCGATTTCTGGTTAAGAAACGTTATGGAAGAACTCGTTTTTTCCAGCGCAAGAATAATAAAAGGATATGATATATCACCTGGCCATTCATGAAGTACCACAGTGCCAAAACAACTATCTTCCCAATCAACAGTATCATAACGATTATGGCATACTGAAATCAgacagtaaaaaatataataatcaatTTACCACAAGACTTCTTGTactgatatatcaaatatggAAATCAAAtatggaaatatatatataaaaaaattatcgaGATAGTTGTTGCTGTTCTTCATACtagtatttatattgtagaaaAATCTTGATGTTgtgcttaaaaaaaaacccgaaatGATAATAAACAGCAGTGAAATATTGAGtataactatttttaatttatcatttttggtTCTTTTATAGTGTTTTGAAGAGATCAAAGGCGTGTTTCTATACAACtctaatttcagatttttggCAATGCGGAAGTCTGACTTTAAGAggaatcaaaataatttgtaaatcattaagatattacaataaaaccatttcaaattgttaagtttggcaataaaaaaaaaataaagagtattaTTGGGAATTGCATATAACTTGTTCGTTTATGGTAGCATAGTAGGAAAGTATTCGAGGGAAGAACGATTTCTGATCTATTTTGCcactttaaaacaaataaaactattcaaactgTACTGAATCATCAAttcgtttttatatttaatcgGTCATTAAATTGGGTTAAGATTGTATATTCATTCTATATGTACCAGTGATCTATTGGAGATCTTTaagataaaatcaatttttttctgaagttcCTTCTATGACATTTCAGAGTTTGGTCATTCGTTTGGTTGCATTTATTCGCTGTAATTTTGGCGTTGATTTATTACATTGTTCCTGGTTCTACAGTTTTCTTTTCACAGTATAACTTTTTACTGCAGTAACTTACCACCATAAGGAAGcatttaattttacaacaaCATGCTCCAAAAAATCCAATTACTGAAATAACGAGCACTAAGGATCCTAGAGCTATCAGTGCTATAGGCAGATTTTTAGCCAGATCTCCGAAGTTCGAGGATCCCAAAGTTACTTCTTTGAATATTGGAATAATCTTGTCATTGATGGCATCATTGTCAACAAGAAGTAATACACCAGGGACGATGATTCCAATACCAAGCAGCTGAAAATTAATTGAGAATTATAACATGAATTTGGACAAGTACAGTGTATCTATTCAATCGAGAGAAAAATGGCGAACATCTTGACAAAAACAATGGATTAAAGTTGGACATTAGGAAACGCACTTCATTTATTCTTCTTAGCCTTTCACATAATAGATTAAAAATTGCTAGAAAAATAAAGTGATTTATTATGTACAGAATAACAGTACGTATTTTTCCCAAGTTTATCAAAGAAGATTATAGGATTAATCAGTGAATataaataggaagatgtggtatgggtgtcaatgagacaactcgcaTCCATtccacttcttctttttttgtaaaatataagatGACTTTACATTAAAGTCTTACTAGTAGTcaatgtcaatatatatatactcacGAAAAATACAACGTTTATAACACCCAGAAGTATAGATGCACACTTTGGACTGCACatcttgttttaatatttgttaccTGAAATATAAGattgatgataaaataaattgtgtgATGTATAAAAGCCAACTCCTCTTCAATTTATTCAATACCAGAGATTTTTTTACGGTAAAGCCGTATTGTGTGTGTAAggtttttttgttcaataagACGGCTTTTTCTAACGTATGAACGAATGATTAATACTCGAAGGTTTAAACTGGATATTtgataggttttttttattaaataatttttttagtatttttcctAAAATTTTTAAGAAGTATTT
This is a stretch of genomic DNA from Mytilus trossulus isolate FHL-02 chromosome 6, PNRI_Mtr1.1.1.hap1, whole genome shotgun sequence. It encodes these proteins:
- the LOC134721988 gene encoding leukocyte surface antigen CD53-like; the encoded protein is MCSPKCASILLGVINVVFFLLGIGIIVPGVLLLVDNDAINDKIIPIFKEVTLGSSNFGDLAKNLPIALIALGSLVLVISVIGFFGACCCKIKCFLMVYAIIVMILLIGKIVVLALWYFMNGQFETTIKGEMLKNLQREYKNDVLDANDLSSAWNHLQLAFECCAINSVINATNDYDSTPWQSGSPNTDIPLSCCPGVTSSNYTIGTATDPLCTSLKTVDPKGQYSKGCYDAVNDFIKGYSLWFYIGGPILFLIEIIGIVSAFYLFCKTDKEDD